The following coding sequences are from one Musa acuminata AAA Group cultivar baxijiao chromosome BXJ1-6, Cavendish_Baxijiao_AAA, whole genome shotgun sequence window:
- the LOC103988668 gene encoding putative lipid-transfer protein DIR1, which translates to MESRQAAFALLLLLLVASASGRKVKVTSGGVCNVSPGGLSACRSAVSKWFPDKTPSPECCAAVATADFGCFCSYIKSPLLGLFWVSSDRVKQLPAKCHVDRPLPDCVSA; encoded by the coding sequence ATGGAGTCCCGTCAAGCGGCGTTCGCTCTCCTGCTCCTGCTTCTGGTGGCCAGCGCTAGCGGCCGGAAGGTGAAGGTAACTTCGGGGGGCGTCTGCAACGTGTCGCCCGGAGGCCTGTCAGCCTGCAGGTCGGCCGTCAGCAAGTGGTTCCCGGACAAGACTCCATCGCCGGAGTGCTGCGCCGCAGTCGCCACCGCCGACTTCGGCTGCTTCTGCTCCTACATCAAGTCGCCCCTACTCGGGCTCTTTTGGGTCAGCTCCGACCGGGTCAAGCAGCTCCCCGCCAAGTGCCACGTCGACCGACCTCTGCCCGACTGCGTATCCGCATAG